The following is a genomic window from Bacteroidia bacterium.
GTGCTCGTGGTGCTGCCGTGATGTCCGACCTTGAGCACGTCCGCCCGAAGCAAGGTGTCGTAGCGCTGAAGCATGCGGCTCTCCGCTTCGACGTCGGCGTCGCCGGTGAACAGCCACCGTGTCCGGCCGTATTGCAGCATGGCGACGATCGAAGTGTGATTCCCCGCCTCGCAGGCAACGCTGTCAGCTGGCGAGAGTACGTACAGCCGCGCTGCGCCGCCGAGCTCGATCACATCGCCCTCGCGCGCGTCCCGCAGTAACGCCCGCTCTTTGCGAATTGCTCGCAGCAAATCCTGCGCCTCGTCGCGCTCCGGCCAGGCGCAGGTGATCAGCACCTGTTTCACCGCCACGGCCTCCAGCACCGCCGCGGCTCCGCCGATATGATCGTTGTCGGGATGCGTGAGCACCATCACATCGATGGTGTCGATACCGAGCCGCCGAAGATACGGGACGATGACGGTTGTGCCGCTGTTCGACGATTGCGATGAGGGACCGGTGTCGATGAGGATGGTGACATCGCCGGGGAGTTGCACAAGAGTAGCGTCTCCCTGTCCGACGTCGAGAAAGGTGATGACGGCGACGTCCTTCTCAGGCGGGCGAAGCGCATTGTTCAGGAAAAGTATGCCGAGCAGACACAGAAGCAGCAGCGCGAGCTTCTGCCGCAGCCTGCCCTCCCGATGCGCAAGCCAGACGACGGACGAGGCGTACACGAGGAGAAACCACCATGGCAGCGTCCCCGCGCGAAGCACCGCCCAGGGTTGCTCCGCGCTCCATTTTGAAACGAGCAGAATCACATCGAGGCAACCGGCCGCCGTGTGCGAAAGCATCGAGGCGATCCACGGCCATAGCGAGGCGAGCATGGCGGCGAGCATGCCGCAGCAGACGACCACAAAGACCAGAGGCACGGCGACGAGATTCACCGCGAAACCCACAATACTGAACTCCCCGAACAGCGGCAGCGTGAGCGGCACCGTACACACCTGTGCCGAGGCCGTGAGTGCGAGCAGCGAAACCGTCGTCTCGACCGCGCCCTTTCTCCAGCGCTTCGGGAGCAGTTTCAACACGGACCGCTTTATGCGCTCCTGAAACAACAGAATCCCGAACACCGCACCGAACGAAAGCTGAAAGCTCAGCCCGAACAAGGCGAACGGATCTATGAGCAGTATCATCGTACCGGCTACCGCCAGGGAGTTGATGGTCGTATTGCCCCGCTGCACGATGCGGCCCACGACGAAGAGACTGCTCATCATCGCGGCCCGCTGCACTGGCGGCGCGAAGCCCGTCATTCCGGCGAATATCCACACCGCCGCTATGGCGAGCACTCCGCGTATGCCGAAGCGCAGCCTCTCGAGCGGGATCAGCACCATGGTCACGATGATGCCGGCGTGCAGTCCCGATACGGCGAGAATGTGCATAATGCCCGACGCCCGGAAATCATCCAGTACATCGCGCTCGATGTCGCCCCTGTCCCCGAGCAGCAGGCCCCGCATCAGAGCCAGATGCTTGTCGGCGAATAGAATTTCGAGCTGCTCGTTGATCCAGTTCCGAAGCCCGTGCAGAGTTTCCTGTACGAACCCCGGAGTTTCGTAGGCCGTCACCGAAAGATCGCTGCCCTTCGATACTCCAAAGGTCGCTGTCATCCCTTCCTGCAGCAGCATATCCCGCGCATTGAAGGCCCACGGATTGCGTGCCGGACGCGGGCTCCGCAGCTTGCCTTCCGCTCGTATGCGGTCTCCGGGACGCAGGGGCAGCAGCGTATCGCCGGCGACTAAGCTGCTCCGCGTGTAATACAGCATGACCGCCTCACCGGGAGACAGAATACCGGTATCCGTTATCAACGTATCGCAGCGGAAACGGAAGGACTGACCGGACGGCGTGCTCCGCGGCGAAGCAAGCACCACGCCGGCGACAGCGACCTTGGGGCGTTTGTCCGCCGCCTCGAGCATGCCGCGCGGCAGTGATTCCAGGCGTGTGGACGCAAGGCACATACCGCTCACAATCAGCAGCATCCCGAGCGCGAGATCGCGCAGCGGCGCAAGGGACAGGTAGCGCAGCGCCGCGGCCCAGAGCAGCACAGCGGCGAAGAGCACACCCGCCGCGGGCGGCAGCAGCAGCACCGAGGGTACCGGCTGTTGATGGATGAATACTATGCCGAGCGCCAGCGCGGCGAAAAATCTTACCGCGGGATATCCCGCAATGATGCGAGGCGAAAGAAGCATGACCGGACTCCCTGCGGTCGGTGGCAAAAACATCTACGGAAAGTACGCATCAAACGATACCGATGCGAGAGCAAAAATCATGACCTGCGAGGTGAGGAACTATCTGAACCGGAATGAAGCTCCCACCAATTTGCCGATCCTCTTTCGAGAGCCTCGGCTGAGGTCCACTCATCCGGAAGATCAGTTTTACCACGGTCCGACGTGGAGCAGAAACAATACGTCAAGAATGAAATATGCCACTGAAATATCCGCAACTCACTTTGTGCCCAGCAACACCACGCGTTCCGTGATCGTACCTGCTGCCGTATGTGCGTTGATGAAATAGACGCCTGGCGGCAGCATTGCCGTGGAGATGGCAATTGGTCCATTCATGGATTGTGCGCCGTGAAATACCACCTTTCCAAGCACATCGGTCATATCGATGTGGGCGTCGCGCACATCGCAATCCACCGTGATATTGCTGGTACCGGAGGGATTGGGCCAGACGCGCAGTCGAGGACTTTCCGGCGGATCGTAGCTCGCCTGCAGCGAGGTCGTGTTGCTATCCGGAATATAGGACGAAAGGCCTTCGTCTCGACCAATAAATATCTTGTCGCCGAGAGTAGCATATGATACGACTGCGACGTTTGAGGAAGTTGGCTTTTGACAGCGCAGCGTCAAATCTGGGTTATAGATCAGAAAATTATCCCAGAGGGCGGAAAAGATCACCGACGAAACACCAAATGCCGGAGGTTGACCGGTCGTTAGCGGATGCGTCTTGTTCAAGGATGGCTCGAATCCACGGGGTGTTCTAAGCAATACATACCAGGTACTATTTTCGAAATATATATTACCAAAGCGGTAATGCACTGAACGAAGGCGCTCAGGACGAAAATCAGCAGCGATGGGAACGGTACTCACGAACCTTATCTTGCCGGATGCCTCGATGTGATAAAACTGCAATTCATTAGCGATTCTTGACCCAACGACAATGGTATCGCCGTAGCAATCAA
Proteins encoded in this region:
- a CDS encoding DNA internalization-related competence protein ComEC/Rec2, translated to MLLSPRIIAGYPAVRFFAALALGIVFIHQQPVPSVLLLPPAAGVLFAAVLLWAAALRYLSLAPLRDLALGMLLIVSGMCLASTRLESLPRGMLEAADKRPKVAVAGVVLASPRSTPSGQSFRFRCDTLITDTGILSPGEAVMLYYTRSSLVAGDTLLPLRPGDRIRAEGKLRSPRPARNPWAFNARDMLLQEGMTATFGVSKGSDLSVTAYETPGFVQETLHGLRNWINEQLEILFADKHLALMRGLLLGDRGDIERDVLDDFRASGIMHILAVSGLHAGIIVTMVLIPLERLRFGIRGVLAIAAVWIFAGMTGFAPPVQRAAMMSSLFVVGRIVQRGNTTINSLAVAGTMILLIDPFALFGLSFQLSFGAVFGILLFQERIKRSVLKLLPKRWRKGAVETTVSLLALTASAQVCTVPLTLPLFGEFSIVGFAVNLVAVPLVFVVVCCGMLAAMLASLWPWIASMLSHTAAGCLDVILLVSKWSAEQPWAVLRAGTLPWWFLLVYASSVVWLAHREGRLRQKLALLLLCLLGILFLNNALRPPEKDVAVITFLDVGQGDATLVQLPGDVTILIDTGPSSQSSNSGTTVIVPYLRRLGIDTIDVMVLTHPDNDHIGGAAAVLEAVAVKQVLITCAWPERDEAQDLLRAIRKERALLRDAREGDVIELGGAARLYVLSPADSVACEAGNHTSIVAMLQYGRTRWLFTGDADVEAESRMLQRYDTLLRADVLKVGHHGSTTSTSQELVRVVRPRHAIICAGRLNHFKHPKYDVLKRLQDAGIRIHRTDIEGAVIFESDGRKIWKRRW
- a CDS encoding T9SS type A sorting domain-containing protein encodes the protein MENAVRKKTGLRAGTDISCTTRCLALLFVSVIFAHLTIATDVVAQTCYYRTSDHGPGNGFVKPTSDSTCLSQWFSYMYHFNFRTGEILFGFRSDPFFLNPHIANAHITDALLLDSLIVVSWYCGETIRFLKLDFTGTVSERQTVLDSIPLLKYSDIRWACETHRIGQVNDSVFIISNGAAIYSFKHVYDDVVLVDSLNLIESWNRGVGPVDCYGDTIVVGSRIANELQFYHIEASGKIRFVSTVPIAADFRPERLRSVHYRFGNIYFENSTWYVLLRTPRGFEPSLNKTHPLTTGQPPAFGVSSVIFSALWDNFLIYNPDLTLRCQKPTSSNVAVVSYATLGDKIFIGRDEGLSSYIPDSNTTSLQASYDPPESPRLRVWPNPSGTSNITVDCDVRDAHIDMTDVLGKVVFHGAQSMNGPIAISTAMLPPGVYFINAHTAAGTITERVVLLGTK